In Terriglobales bacterium, a genomic segment contains:
- a CDS encoding MlaD family protein, whose product MPSRRQVTWAELRVGVTVLVSSAVLAVAVFLVTGTTGLFGGTIEVKAYFDNAEGLRQGAPVSLQGVDIGNVTGIRIVQGRPQQPVEVTMKLSTMYHERLRKDSIASLNTRGALGETYIDIFSAEAKGPQAADGDVLPSEERPGLQDVVRASQTTLENMNVLLKRLDRIVAAVERGEGSIGKFIYDPTLFNKANETLNEVRSLLRGVSRGEGTVGKLLKDEELYRRANASVEKLNCIIDKIERGEGSAGKFINDPKLYEQAEQTMAKASRVMTDVEAGKGTMGKILRDEEFAKRVDNTVTRLSQIADRLEAGEGTAGKLLRDPSIYTNADQMLVETRNLIQAVRENPKKYLTIRFKLF is encoded by the coding sequence TTGCCCAGCCGCAGGCAGGTCACATGGGCCGAGCTCCGTGTGGGAGTCACCGTGCTGGTCTCCAGCGCGGTGCTGGCGGTGGCCGTTTTTCTGGTCACCGGCACCACCGGGCTGTTCGGCGGCACCATCGAGGTCAAGGCCTACTTCGACAACGCCGAAGGCCTGCGCCAGGGCGCGCCCGTGAGCCTGCAGGGCGTGGACATCGGCAACGTCACCGGCATCCGCATCGTGCAGGGTCGGCCCCAGCAACCGGTGGAGGTGACCATGAAGCTCTCCACCATGTATCACGAGCGCCTGCGCAAGGACTCGATCGCCTCGCTGAACACGCGCGGCGCACTGGGCGAAACCTATATCGATATCTTCAGCGCCGAGGCCAAAGGGCCGCAGGCCGCCGACGGCGACGTCCTTCCCTCGGAAGAGCGGCCCGGCCTGCAGGACGTGGTGCGCGCCAGCCAGACCACGCTGGAAAACATGAACGTTCTGCTCAAACGGCTGGACCGCATCGTGGCCGCGGTGGAGCGCGGCGAGGGCTCGATCGGCAAGTTCATCTACGACCCCACTCTCTTCAACAAGGCCAATGAGACGCTGAACGAGGTCCGCAGCTTGCTGCGGGGTGTCAGCCGTGGCGAAGGCACAGTCGGAAAGCTGTTGAAGGACGAAGAGCTCTACCGCCGCGCCAATGCCTCGGTGGAAAAGCTGAACTGCATTATCGACAAGATCGAGAGAGGCGAGGGCTCAGCCGGTAAGTTCATCAACGATCCCAAGCTCTACGAGCAGGCGGAGCAGACCATGGCCAAGGCCAGCCGCGTCATGACCGACGTCGAGGCGGGCAAGGGAACCATGGGCAAGATCCTTCGTGACGAAGAGTTCGCCAAGCGGGTGGACAACACCGTGACCCGGCTCTCGCAGATCGCCGACCGCCTGGAGGCCGGCGAGGGCACCGCCGGAAAGCTCTTACGCGATCCTTCGATTTACACCAACGCCGACCAGATGCTGGTCGAAACCCGCAACCTGATCCAGGCGGTACGCGAAAACCCGAAGAAGTACCTGACCATTCGCTTCAAGCTGTTCTGA